One segment of Gammaproteobacteria bacterium DNA contains the following:
- a CDS encoding glutathione S-transferase family protein, which produces MIVYGDILSGNCYKVKLVCALLDLPHQWVHVSILAKETRTDEFLAKNPAGQIPLLETDDGKFLAESNAILHFLAEGSSLLPKDRFQKAKVLEWQFFEQYSHEPYIAVARYIAKYLGLPQERQAEYDAKQSGGHKALQIMEQQLVCTPYLLGEQLTLADISLFAYTHVADEGGFDLSRYHAITEWVKRIKSEPKFIAMA; this is translated from the coding sequence ATGATTGTTTACGGCGATATCTTATCTGGCAACTGTTACAAGGTTAAACTGGTCTGCGCGCTATTGGACCTTCCTCATCAATGGGTCCATGTGAGTATTCTGGCAAAGGAAACCAGGACCGATGAATTTTTAGCAAAAAATCCCGCCGGCCAGATTCCCCTATTAGAAACTGACGATGGAAAGTTTCTGGCTGAATCAAACGCAATCTTACACTTTCTTGCCGAAGGCAGTAGTTTGTTGCCTAAGGATAGGTTCCAGAAGGCCAAAGTGTTGGAATGGCAATTTTTCGAACAATATAGCCACGAACCTTATATTGCCGTTGCGCGATATATCGCCAAGTATCTGGGTTTGCCACAAGAGCGCCAAGCAGAATATGACGCAAAGCAATCTGGTGGGCACAAAGCCTTACAGATTATGGAGCAGCAATTAGTGTGCACGCCATATCTCCTTGGTGAGCAACTCACTCTCGCCGATATTTCTCTGTTTGCATACACCCATGTCGCCGACGAAGGGGGTTTTGATCTGAGTCGATATCACGCGATTACTGAGTGGGTTAAGCGAATAAAGAGCGAGCCCAAGTTTATTGCTATGGCGTAA
- the glcE gene encoding glycolate oxidase subunit GlcE → MNTDHSQVLQQQVQDAFERGAALKIVGGNTKTFYARQIEGEVLSTSSHSGIISYEPTELVITARAGTLLQELTNTLDEKHQMLGFEPPAFGELASLGGTVACNFSGPRRAYMGAARDFVLGCRIINGKGDILSFGGEVMKNVAGYDVSRLMAGAMGTLGVLLEISLKVLPKPEREVTQVLECDAPSALEKMHSWARQPLPISATCFADGQLLVRLSGSVNAVDVAAKRLGGDTLAGGREFWRLLREQQLAFFKTDQPIWRLSLASDAPPLSIEGDQLYEWGGALRWIRTSAGAEVVRSSASEFGGHASVFRNASIEADVFHPLSAGLVQIHKNLKQAFDPGGILNPGRMYPGL, encoded by the coding sequence ATGAACACAGATCATAGCCAGGTATTGCAGCAACAGGTTCAGGATGCATTTGAACGAGGCGCGGCGCTTAAGATTGTTGGCGGCAATACAAAGACATTTTACGCACGGCAGATAGAAGGTGAAGTGCTTTCCACATCGTCGCATAGTGGAATTATTTCCTATGAGCCGACGGAATTGGTGATTACCGCGCGCGCGGGCACTTTACTGCAGGAGCTCACTAATACGCTGGACGAGAAACACCAGATGCTCGGATTCGAACCACCCGCATTTGGTGAACTGGCAAGCCTGGGCGGAACCGTTGCCTGCAATTTTTCGGGACCACGTCGCGCCTATATGGGGGCGGCGCGCGATTTCGTACTGGGTTGTCGCATCATCAACGGTAAGGGTGACATTCTTTCCTTTGGCGGTGAGGTGATGAAAAATGTTGCAGGTTACGATGTTTCCAGACTGATGGCCGGCGCGATGGGGACGCTCGGGGTGTTGCTCGAAATATCGCTCAAGGTCTTACCGAAACCTGAGCGAGAAGTGACGCAAGTCCTGGAGTGCGATGCACCCTCTGCATTGGAAAAAATGCATTCCTGGGCTCGGCAACCGTTGCCAATTTCGGCGACCTGCTTTGCTGATGGTCAGCTTTTGGTGCGGCTATCAGGTTCGGTGAATGCTGTTGATGTCGCAGCGAAACGTCTCGGCGGCGATACCCTGGCTGGTGGGCGCGAATTTTGGCGCCTATTACGTGAACAACAACTGGCTTTTTTCAAAACAGATCAGCCGATCTGGCGACTGTCACTGGCATCTGACGCCCCCCCGTTGTCGATAGAAGGGGATCAGCTTTATGAATGGGGAGGCGCCTTACGTTGGATACGCACGAGTGCAGGCGCGGAAGTAGTGCGTAGCAGTGCGTCGGAATTTGGAGGCCATGCGAGCGTTTTTCGAAACGCATCAATCGAGGCGGATGTTTTTCATCCTTTGTCTGCTGGACTTGTACAAATCCATAAAAATCTGAAACAGGCCTTCGATCCCGGTGGAATACTAAATCCAGGCAGGATGTACCCAGGGCTGTAG
- a CDS encoding CDP-6-deoxy-delta-3,4-glucoseen reductase produces MKYTIKVEPSGHVFEVNEGEKILDAALRQGFAFPYSCRGGACGSCKGKIVEGDVEYVDREPRALSEYDKQTGMALFCQARPTADMVIEMREISAAKDIQIKILPCRVSKMERLAHDVMRLYLKLPQVERVQFLAGQYLDILLPGGRRRSFSLANPPHDDELLELHIRRVEGGEYTQHIFEKMKEKDLLRIELPLGNFYLREDSGRPIILMAGGTGFAPIKAIIEHAIAEKTSRKIFLYWGVRDKASLYLPDLPQQWAAQHDNISFIPVLSEPKPEDSWQGRTGYVHQAIAEDFSDLSDYEIYACGPPVMIESGQTTFAGMGLKDDNFYSDAFNYAGDTPTA; encoded by the coding sequence ATGAAATATACAATAAAGGTTGAACCCAGCGGTCATGTTTTTGAGGTCAATGAGGGTGAAAAGATACTTGACGCTGCATTGCGCCAGGGTTTTGCATTTCCCTATAGCTGTCGTGGTGGTGCCTGTGGTTCCTGCAAGGGAAAAATAGTTGAAGGTGATGTGGAATATGTAGATAGAGAGCCGCGTGCTTTATCTGAATACGACAAACAGACCGGCATGGCGTTGTTTTGTCAGGCGCGACCGACGGCTGATATGGTAATTGAAATGCGTGAAATTAGCGCAGCGAAAGATATCCAGATAAAAATACTGCCCTGCCGTGTATCGAAAATGGAACGGCTTGCGCATGATGTCATGCGACTCTATTTGAAACTTCCACAGGTTGAACGCGTGCAATTTCTTGCCGGCCAATATCTCGATATTTTACTTCCTGGTGGTAGACGGCGAAGTTTTTCTCTGGCCAATCCTCCGCACGATGATGAATTGTTGGAATTGCACATACGACGTGTCGAAGGTGGTGAATACACGCAACATATTTTTGAAAAAATGAAAGAAAAGGATTTATTGCGCATCGAGTTACCGCTTGGAAATTTTTATCTGCGCGAGGATTCAGGTAGACCGATTATTCTAATGGCGGGTGGAACGGGTTTTGCGCCAATTAAGGCGATTATTGAACATGCCATCGCGGAGAAGACCTCACGCAAGATTTTTCTGTATTGGGGCGTGCGCGATAAAGCGTCATTATATCTGCCGGATTTGCCGCAGCAATGGGCAGCTCAGCACGATAATATCTCTTTTATTCCAGTATTGTCGGAACCGAAACCGGAGGATAGTTGGCAAGGAAGAACGGGCTATGTACACCAGGCCATTGCCGAGGACTTTTCGGATTTATCTGATTACGAGATATATGCCTGTGGGCCACCGGTGATGATTGAGTCTGGGCAGACGACGTTCGCTGGGATGGGTTTGAAAGATGATAATTTTTATTCGGATGCATTTAATTATGCAGGAGACACACCTACTGCATAG
- a CDS encoding TRAP transporter large permease subunit codes for MAEYIPLVMFAVVCLVLLLGYPVAFTLAGTALGFAWFGTTLGMFDAAFLDALPNRLFGIMTNETLIAVPLFVFMGVMLEKSRVAESLLDNMASLFGNVRGGLGYSVVLVGMLLAASTGIVGATVVTMGLLALPTMLKRGYDPALSSGAICASGTLGQIIPPSIVLVLLGDVMSSAYQQAQLDMGIFSPDTVSVGDLFAGALIPGLLLVAFYILYLVIIAFIRPDKMPRPEAVSATDNSAAWRHLLRGLLPPLLLMVAVLGSILGGIATPTEAASVGAVGAILLAQSRKQLNWKVLFEVGRQTTLVSSMVFMILIGASIFSLVFRGFGGDELVKDLLSDLPGGAFGAMLIVMLIMFLLGFVLDFIEIIFVVVPIVGPVLLAMDLDPVWLGVMIALNLQTSFLTPPFGFALFYLRGVAPAAVTTLHIYRGVIPFIVIQLFTLMMVAWWGDLATWLPRWLYGD; via the coding sequence ATGGCTGAGTATATTCCACTCGTCATGTTTGCCGTTGTCTGTCTGGTGTTGCTACTCGGTTACCCAGTCGCATTTACTTTGGCAGGTACTGCTTTAGGTTTTGCATGGTTCGGTACTACCTTGGGCATGTTTGACGCAGCATTTCTCGACGCCTTGCCCAATCGTCTGTTTGGGATTATGACGAATGAAACGTTGATTGCAGTTCCTTTGTTTGTTTTTATGGGCGTAATGCTTGAGAAATCCCGTGTAGCCGAATCTTTGCTCGATAATATGGCTTCACTTTTTGGTAACGTACGAGGCGGCCTGGGATATTCTGTTGTGCTAGTGGGTATGTTGCTCGCTGCGAGTACCGGGATTGTCGGTGCAACTGTCGTTACCATGGGTTTGCTGGCATTGCCGACGATGTTGAAGCGTGGTTATGATCCTGCGCTTTCATCTGGTGCCATATGCGCTTCCGGCACATTAGGTCAGATTATTCCGCCATCGATTGTCTTGGTCTTGTTAGGAGATGTGATGTCGTCTGCCTATCAGCAGGCGCAATTGGATATGGGGATTTTTTCGCCTGATACAGTCTCTGTGGGTGACTTGTTTGCAGGTGCGTTAATTCCCGGATTGTTATTGGTCGCCTTTTATATACTTTACTTGGTGATCATTGCCTTCATCCGTCCAGATAAAATGCCGCGTCCTGAAGCGGTATCTGCGACAGACAATAGTGCGGCGTGGCGTCATCTCCTTAGAGGCCTGTTGCCGCCTTTGTTGCTTATGGTTGCGGTTCTCGGTTCGATTTTAGGCGGTATCGCAACACCGACAGAGGCTGCATCGGTAGGCGCGGTTGGTGCGATCTTGTTGGCGCAATCACGTAAACAGCTTAACTGGAAGGTGCTTTTCGAAGTCGGGCGGCAAACGACGCTGGTGAGTAGTATGGTGTTTATGATACTCATCGGCGCGTCGATTTTCTCGCTGGTGTTTAGAGGTTTCGGTGGTGATGAGCTGGTAAAAGATTTATTGAGTGACTTGCCTGGCGGCGCGTTCGGCGCGATGTTGATCGTTATGCTGATTATGTTTTTGCTCGGTTTCGTTCTCGACTTTATCGAAATCATTTTTGTGGTGGTGCCTATCGTCGGGCCTGTGTTGCTGGCGATGGATCTTGATCCAGTATGGCTGGGTGTCATGATTGCGTTAAATCTACAGACATCATTTTTAACGCCGCCTTTTGGATTCGCTCTTTTCTACTTGAGAGGCGTTGCCCCGGCAGCGGTTACAACACTGCATATCTATCGAGGTGTCATTCCATTTATTGTGATTCAGCTATTCACGCTGATGATGGTTGCCTGGTGGGGAGATTTGGCAACTTGGTTGCCGAGATGGTTGTATGGGGATTAG
- the glcD gene encoding glycolate oxidase subunit GlcD, translating into MIDKSTLIAELQRIVAWDAVLYEAEDLRPYECDGLSAYRKLPMVVVLPEKIEQVQAIMRLCHQHEVPVVARGAGTGLSGGALPHEQGVLLSLSKFKNILALDPVKRTAVVQPGVRNLAISQAANIHGLYYAPDPSSQIACTIGGNVAENSGGVHCLKYGLTVHNILQLKIVAVDGELLNIGGSGLDSPGYDLLALMTGSEGMLGIIVEVTVKLLPVPERAQVLLAAFDDVVKAGEAVGNIIAAGIIPGGLEMMDKLAIKAAEDFVHAGYPVDAEAILLCELDGTNEEVSQQIYVVRDVLKNSGATEVRTAKDEHERMIFWKGRKAAFPAVGRISPDYYCMDGTIPRKQLPRVLKEIAGLSEHYNLPVANVFHAGDGNLHPLILYDANNPGELERTEEFGGKILELCVEVGGTITGEHGVGMEKIDQMCVQFAPQELEQFHAVKAAFDPQGLLNPGKAVPTLHRCAEFGAMHVHKGELKFPELERF; encoded by the coding sequence ATGATTGATAAATCGACGTTGATAGCCGAACTGCAGCGCATTGTTGCCTGGGATGCGGTGTTATATGAAGCAGAGGACTTGCGTCCCTACGAATGTGATGGTTTATCGGCCTATCGCAAATTGCCTATGGTCGTTGTTCTGCCTGAAAAGATAGAGCAGGTGCAGGCTATCATGCGTTTATGTCACCAGCACGAGGTGCCTGTGGTCGCGCGTGGAGCGGGAACAGGTCTTTCAGGTGGGGCCTTACCGCATGAACAAGGTGTTTTACTCAGCCTGTCCAAATTCAAAAATATTCTTGCTCTTGATCCGGTGAAACGTACCGCTGTTGTGCAGCCAGGTGTGCGCAATCTCGCGATCTCACAGGCAGCGAACATTCATGGGCTCTACTATGCTCCCGACCCGTCGTCACAAATTGCCTGCACCATCGGCGGTAACGTTGCCGAAAACTCTGGTGGCGTGCATTGTTTGAAGTACGGATTAACAGTGCACAATATTCTGCAACTCAAAATAGTTGCCGTCGACGGCGAGTTGTTGAACATCGGCGGTAGCGGTCTCGATTCACCCGGGTATGATTTGCTGGCGTTGATGACAGGCTCCGAGGGAATGTTGGGCATTATCGTCGAAGTCACAGTAAAACTTTTGCCAGTACCGGAGCGCGCCCAGGTGTTGCTCGCAGCATTTGATGATGTGGTTAAGGCTGGTGAAGCAGTTGGCAATATTATCGCTGCCGGTATTATCCCCGGTGGCCTGGAGATGATGGACAAACTGGCGATTAAGGCAGCTGAGGATTTTGTGCACGCGGGTTACCCTGTCGATGCTGAAGCGATTTTGTTGTGCGAGCTAGATGGGACGAATGAAGAAGTCTCGCAACAGATATATGTCGTACGCGATGTGCTCAAAAACAGCGGTGCAACAGAAGTGCGAACCGCCAAAGATGAGCATGAGCGCATGATATTTTGGAAAGGGCGCAAAGCCGCCTTTCCCGCAGTTGGACGCATCTCTCCCGACTATTACTGTATGGACGGCACTATTCCACGCAAACAATTGCCTCGTGTCCTCAAAGAAATCGCGGGCTTGTCTGAACACTATAATTTGCCCGTCGCAAATGTATTTCACGCGGGTGACGGCAATCTGCACCCGTTGATTCTTTACGATGCAAACAATCCTGGCGAGTTGGAACGCACTGAGGAATTTGGCGGCAAGATTCTCGAGTTGTGCGTAGAGGTCGGAGGAACCATTACGGGTGAACACGGCGTGGGCATGGAAAAGATAGATCAGATGTGTGTGCAGTTTGCGCCCCAGGAGCTGGAACAATTTCATGCGGTAAAGGCGGCATTTGATCCGCAGGGTCTATTGAATCCAGGTAAGGCGGTACCGACTTTACATCGTTGCGCAGAATTTGGCGCGATGCACGTACACAAGGGTGAATTGAAATTTCCGGAACTGGAGCGATTTTAG
- a CDS encoding SDR family oxidoreductase: MKQDADIYIIGYGYVGQLIAQHALAEGRRVHALSRTASRVIAHDGFIHHVCDIDQAESLQSVPNMSAAQIIYLAPPPSNSLRDSRVERFLAHMSQQHIRPSQVLYFSTTAVYADSNGEWIDENTPAAPQTDRGKRRYDAEEQVRNWCESSACPWIIFRVTGIYGPGKLPLERIRKGMTVLREDLAPASNRIFSQDLARASLFALRNSQPNEIYNLSDNKPTTMTDYFSRIAQLAGLPAPERVDWEQARRTMSPEMISYLVENKRIKSDKLVRYLGFTLQATDLETGLKLSI; this comes from the coding sequence ATGAAGCAAGATGCAGACATTTATATCATAGGTTATGGCTATGTTGGACAGTTGATCGCGCAACATGCCCTGGCGGAGGGCAGACGTGTTCATGCTTTATCCCGCACAGCGAGTCGTGTCATTGCTCATGATGGATTTATTCACCATGTTTGCGACATCGATCAAGCGGAATCCTTGCAGTCTGTGCCAAATATGTCTGCCGCGCAAATTATCTATCTTGCGCCACCACCATCAAATTCCCTGCGTGACTCGAGAGTAGAACGATTCCTCGCTCATATGTCGCAACAACACATACGCCCATCACAAGTGTTGTATTTCAGTACGACGGCAGTGTATGCCGACAGCAATGGGGAGTGGATAGACGAAAACACCCCCGCCGCACCACAAACAGACCGCGGGAAACGCCGCTACGATGCTGAGGAACAAGTCCGTAACTGGTGCGAATCCAGTGCCTGCCCGTGGATAATTTTTCGTGTCACCGGCATATATGGCCCAGGGAAATTACCCTTGGAACGAATCAGAAAAGGCATGACGGTCTTGCGCGAGGATCTTGCGCCAGCAAGTAACCGCATATTTTCACAGGATCTGGCTCGAGCCAGCCTGTTTGCGCTAAGAAACAGCCAGCCTAATGAAATTTATAACCTCTCCGACAATAAACCCACAACAATGACGGATTACTTTAGCCGAATCGCTCAACTCGCCGGGCTCCCGGCTCCTGAGAGAGTCGACTGGGAACAGGCCAGGCGCACCATGTCACCTGAGATGATTTCCTATCTTGTTGAAAACAAAAGAATCAAGAGTGATAAACTTGTAAGGTATCTCGGATTCACCCTCCAAGCCACTGATTTGGAAACAGGCCTAAAACTGTCGATTTAG
- a CDS encoding TIGR00341 family protein — translation MKIIEVVANESYNIAITGIAEHFHVVDYWQGPIGKDDRRACRILVEAENAQPVLDALQGLLAKSEDYRIVIIQPEVSLPRRKKDEDAEPSPKGTSTSREELYNNVEKNARLDSNFLILVFFSTIVAAIGLIEDNVAVVIGAMVIAPLLGPNLALALGTALGDGELIRKALVTNLGGLTVATLLSISIALLWPVDLESSELHARTVVGLDSVALALASGAAAVLSLTTGLSSVLVGVMVAVALLPPTATFGLMVGSQQWDQALGALILLAVNIVCVNLSAKLVFLYRGIRPRTWLEKRRARQSMWLYIIVWLLSLGLLIGVIYLRTLQ, via the coding sequence ATGAAGATAATTGAAGTCGTCGCCAATGAAAGTTACAACATCGCCATTACCGGTATTGCCGAGCACTTTCACGTAGTGGATTATTGGCAAGGTCCAATAGGAAAAGATGACCGTCGCGCCTGTCGTATTCTTGTTGAAGCAGAAAATGCACAGCCCGTACTCGATGCCTTGCAGGGTTTACTGGCCAAGAGCGAAGACTATCGCATTGTGATCATACAGCCAGAAGTCAGCCTACCTCGACGAAAGAAAGACGAGGACGCCGAGCCGTCTCCAAAAGGTACTTCCACGTCGCGCGAAGAGTTGTATAACAACGTTGAAAAAAATGCGCGACTCGATAGCAATTTTCTTATTCTCGTATTCTTCTCTACCATCGTCGCAGCGATCGGATTAATCGAAGACAATGTTGCGGTTGTCATCGGTGCGATGGTTATCGCACCATTGCTTGGGCCTAACCTCGCGCTTGCGTTAGGCACAGCGCTAGGCGATGGAGAATTAATACGCAAGGCCCTCGTCACCAATCTCGGTGGTTTGACTGTGGCCACACTGTTGTCGATCAGCATTGCCTTGCTCTGGCCGGTTGATTTAGAGAGCAGCGAATTGCACGCACGAACTGTTGTAGGCTTGGACTCAGTTGCTCTGGCATTGGCATCTGGTGCCGCCGCTGTATTATCTTTAACTACCGGACTATCCAGCGTTCTTGTAGGTGTAATGGTTGCGGTGGCTCTATTACCACCAACAGCGACTTTTGGTCTGATGGTAGGTAGCCAGCAATGGGATCAAGCATTAGGGGCTTTGATACTGCTAGCAGTAAACATCGTTTGCGTTAACCTTTCCGCCAAACTGGTTTTTCTTTATCGCGGAATACGACCACGCACCTGGCTGGAAAAGCGGCGCGCTCGGCAATCCATGTGGTTATATATAATTGTATGGTTGTTATCTCTAGGTCTGTTAATCGGTGTTATTTATCTGCGCACCCTACAATAG
- a CDS encoding FapA family protein: MEAPAPKPNTNMLRIGLTKDQQYLVALLPDQYEQDAHIDTDWVKRQIARKRFEYLFPLDESIEKLVELYNHHVHSKRLIPIAEKRDAVAEVEVTDDHMSAVVHLTRAYGGKHVTENDIYRMLVERSIIHGINKQTVAKLIAKGEGKNVVVAKGTLPKPGENAMFVSLIPETKSRMPQIREDGMIDFRDLGDIQVVQAGTQLMRRIPATKGEDGKDIFGNVISPRDGIDSFYSNKLYGVQTHTNDANLLIALDTGQPIQVEDGVVVEKIITYDKIDMSIGNVVFDGSVVVNGDVAPGMKIEVTGDIIVAGIVEAATLVAGGNIQIAQSVIGHGDIYDQQGQLKPDISILTAEGSILANYVENIKLVAGDCIMIREQSIRSELYATNEIIVGSKSAKSGHIIGGHIRSGILVRANTFGSPAGAKTHIEVSADEKIHKNIEQLNRQIEENQSQIFMRTKKLNMQNQDLASFNPGDYNEARREVRIMEDELDRLKYKKELLRLELRRLVNGRIVIGRQIHPACTIQIGKLKKEFREMATTRTFRIRDGKLTFM, from the coding sequence ATGGAAGCTCCAGCTCCCAAGCCCAACACCAATATGTTGAGAATTGGTTTAACCAAAGACCAACAATACTTGGTTGCCCTATTGCCTGATCAATATGAGCAGGACGCTCATATCGATACTGATTGGGTAAAAAGGCAAATCGCCCGTAAGCGATTCGAATATCTATTTCCACTCGATGAATCCATTGAAAAATTGGTTGAACTATACAATCACCATGTGCATAGCAAGCGCCTCATTCCCATTGCGGAAAAACGCGATGCTGTTGCGGAGGTCGAAGTCACCGACGACCATATGTCCGCTGTTGTCCATCTAACTCGTGCTTACGGCGGCAAACACGTCACCGAAAACGATATTTATCGCATGCTCGTTGAACGGAGCATCATCCACGGCATTAACAAACAAACCGTGGCTAAGCTTATCGCTAAGGGCGAAGGCAAAAATGTCGTTGTAGCGAAGGGAACCTTGCCCAAACCTGGCGAAAACGCCATGTTCGTTTCACTTATTCCTGAGACAAAATCTCGGATGCCGCAAATCCGGGAAGACGGCATGATCGATTTTCGAGACCTTGGAGACATTCAGGTTGTGCAAGCGGGTACGCAACTCATGCGCCGCATACCTGCAACCAAAGGCGAAGACGGCAAGGATATTTTTGGCAATGTCATATCGCCTAGAGATGGGATAGACAGTTTCTATTCCAACAAACTCTATGGCGTACAAACGCACACTAATGACGCGAATCTGCTTATCGCTCTCGATACTGGACAGCCCATTCAAGTCGAAGACGGTGTCGTCGTAGAGAAAATCATCACCTACGATAAAATCGATATGTCTATCGGAAATGTCGTATTTGACGGTAGCGTTGTCGTAAACGGGGATGTGGCGCCAGGCATGAAAATCGAGGTCACCGGCGATATCATCGTCGCTGGCATCGTCGAGGCCGCCACATTAGTTGCTGGTGGAAACATTCAAATCGCTCAATCGGTAATAGGGCATGGCGATATATATGATCAACAAGGACAGTTAAAACCCGACATTAGCATTCTGACAGCGGAAGGAAGCATACTCGCCAACTATGTGGAAAACATAAAGCTAGTTGCCGGTGATTGCATCATGATACGTGAACAATCCATCCGAAGTGAATTATACGCCACCAATGAAATCATCGTTGGAAGCAAGTCGGCAAAATCCGGGCACATCATAGGTGGCCACATACGCTCTGGCATATTGGTTAGAGCAAACACATTTGGCTCTCCTGCTGGAGCAAAAACCCATATCGAAGTTTCCGCAGACGAGAAGATACACAAGAATATCGAACAGCTAAATCGTCAGATAGAAGAAAACCAATCTCAGATTTTTATGCGCACCAAAAAGCTCAACATGCAGAACCAGGATCTAGCCTCATTCAATCCAGGCGATTACAACGAAGCGAGAAGAGAAGTACGCATCATGGAAGATGAACTCGATCGACTAAAATACAAGAAGGAATTGCTGCGCTTAGAGCTACGAAGACTCGTCAACGGCCGTATCGTCATCGGCCGACAGATCCATCCGGCATGCACTATTCAAATTGGAAAATTAAAAAAGGAATTCCGAGAAATGGCGACCACGCGAACATTCCGCATTCGTGATGGCAAGCTCACGTTTATGTAG
- a CDS encoding citrate synthase yields MDKTVTFTDNSTGKSVDLPVYSGSHGPDVVDITSLYKQTGMFTFDPGFQSTASCRSSVTYIDGDKGELLYRGYPVEQLAEKSSFLRVAYLLMYGDLPTKQEHESFIYEIGQHNMIKESLKRFYDGFYHDAHPMAIMVGVVGSLSAFYHDSLDIYDPEHRRTAAYRLIAKMPTIAAACYKHSINEPFVYPRNNMSYAGNLLNMMFSVPTEDYEMDAVAEKALDRIFILHADHEQNASTSTVRLAGSSQANPFACIASGIAALWGPAHGGANEAALDMLEEIGDVKSIPKFLARAKDKNDPFRLMGFGHRVYKNYDPRAKIIRETCHEVLSKLNCNDDPLFEVALRLEETALKEDYFIERKLYPNVDFYSGLIYKAIGIPTNMFTVMFAIARTVGWIAQWMEMIAEPDQRIGRPRQLYTGSKRRDHP; encoded by the coding sequence ATGGATAAGACAGTTACCTTCACCGACAACAGTACCGGTAAATCTGTTGATCTACCCGTGTATAGCGGTTCTCACGGCCCGGATGTGGTTGATATCACCAGTTTGTACAAGCAAACCGGGATGTTTACGTTTGATCCTGGGTTTCAATCTACGGCGAGCTGTCGAAGTTCAGTAACCTATATTGATGGTGACAAGGGCGAATTGCTTTATCGTGGTTATCCGGTAGAACAATTGGCGGAAAAGAGTAGTTTTCTGCGTGTGGCCTATTTGTTGATGTATGGCGACCTGCCGACCAAGCAAGAGCATGAGTCGTTTATCTACGAGATTGGTCAACACAATATGATCAAGGAAAGCCTCAAGCGTTTTTATGATGGCTTTTATCATGATGCCCATCCTATGGCGATTATGGTCGGAGTTGTCGGTTCACTTTCAGCTTTCTATCATGACTCTCTCGATATCTACGACCCCGAGCATCGTCGCACAGCAGCCTATCGTTTAATTGCGAAAATGCCTACGATTGCCGCTGCGTGTTATAAGCACAGCATTAACGAACCTTTCGTTTACCCGCGCAACAATATGAGTTACGCCGGGAATCTGTTGAATATGATGTTTTCCGTACCGACAGAAGATTATGAAATGGATGCGGTGGCCGAGAAGGCGCTGGACCGCATATTTATATTGCATGCCGATCATGAACAAAACGCGAGTACCTCGACGGTGAGGTTGGCAGGTAGCTCTCAAGCCAACCCATTTGCCTGTATTGCTTCAGGTATTGCAGCCTTGTGGGGACCGGCCCATGGTGGGGCGAATGAGGCAGCACTCGATATGCTGGAAGAGATCGGTGATGTTAAAAGTATTCCCAAATTTCTGGCTAGGGCGAAAGACAAAAATGATCCATTTCGCTTAATGGGCTTTGGTCATCGTGTATATAAAAATTATGATCCTCGGGCAAAAATTATTCGTGAAACTTGCCACGAGGTATTGAGTAAGCTCAACTGTAATGATGATCCACTCTTTGAAGTCGCATTGCGTCTGGAAGAAACGGCTTTAAAAGAGGATTACTTTATCGAACGTAAGCTATATCCAAATGTGGACTTCTATTCTGGTTTGATCTACAAGGCGATTGGCATCCCAACCAATATGTTTACCGTTATGTTTGCAATTGCGCGGACTGTTGGCTGGATTGCTCAATGGATGGAGATGATCGCTGAGCCTGATCAGCGCATCGGCCGTCCACGACAGCTGTACACTGGCAGCAAGCGTCGCGACCATCCATAA